The sequence below is a genomic window from Salicibibacter cibarius.
CAAACTATAATAGAAGTATGCAAAGGTCAAATATAGTCAAAGTCAATTTAGGCGCAAACACTAACGTATACAAACAATCAAAAATAAAACGGAACAAGGAGGAAACAGATCGATGAGATGTGATCATTGCCAACAAAACGAAGCGCGAATTCAAATGAGAATCAATGTAAACGGGAAGCAACAGCAAATGAATCTTTGCAAGCAGTGCTATCGGGACATTCGCAATCACATGGGACAGCCTACCGGCATGAGTGGCCAATCGCAATTTGATCAAATGATGAACGCGATGGGCGGCCAGCAGCAAGGTCAACAATATACGAATGCCCAGACGCATCAAGGCGCCGGTCAAGGCGGCGGCTTACTCGACGAGCTCGGGCGAAACCTTTCCGACAGTGCCAATAACGGAGAAATCGATCCGATTATTGGCCGGGACCAAGAAGTGGAACGCGTCATTGAAACGCTAAACCGCCGAAACAAAAATAACCCGGTATTGATCGGGGAAGCAGGTGTCGGAAAGACTGCAATCGCGGAAGGTTTGGCCCTTCGTATTGTACAAAATCAAGTACCGAACAAGTTGAAAAATAAACAGATCTATTTGCTGGACGTTTCGTCACTCGTCGCCAACACAGGCGTACGTGGCCAATTTGAAGAACGGATGAAGCAGTTGATCTCGGAGTTGCAACAACGGGACGATGTCATCGTATTCGTAGATGAGGTGCATCAAATCGTCGGTGCCGGTTCCGCAGAAGGGTCGGCAGATGCCGGTAATATCATGAAACCCGCGCTTGCTCGCGGTGAGTTGCAATTAATCGGCGCGACCACATTGGCGGAATATCGTAAAATCGAAAAAGATGCCGCCCTCGAACGCCGTTTCCAACCGGTCATGGTTGATGAACCGTCCCTTGAAGACGCGAAGAAAATTCTTGCGGGCATCCAGCCGAACTATGAAAAGTATCACGAGGTCACCTACACGGAAGATGCTATTGAAGCATCTGTCGCCCTATCCGATCGCTATATTCAAGACCGGTTTTTGCCGGATAAAGCGATTGACCTTATGGACGAAGCCGGTTCGAAAGTGAACTTGCTCATCAGTGACATGGACGATGGTGAAATCGCCAAACGTTTGGAAGAAATCAAAATTGAAAAAGAAGATGCAACGAGCCAAGAAGATTATGAACGCGCGGCTAAGCTTCGCACTGAAGAATTGCAATTACAAGAGAAACAACAAGAAGCAAAGTCCGAATACAAACATGAATCTGTCGTGGATGTGGCCCGCATTCAAGCGCTCGTAGAAGCCAAAACAGGCATTCCGGTTCGCCGTCTCCAAGAAGACGAACAGAAAAAAATGCGCGACTTGCCGGAACGCTTGAACAGTCAAGTGATCGGCCAAGAAACAGCCGTTGAAAAAGTGGCGAAATCGATTCGCCGTAATCGTGCCGGCCTTCGCCGCGGAACACGACCGATCGGTTCATTCTTGTTCATCGGACCAACGGGCGTCGGGAAAACCGAACTATCCAAAACATTAGCTGAAGAAATGTTCGGTGACCGTGAAGCGATGATCCGAATGGACATGAGTGAGTATATGGAAAAACACTCCGTATCCAAACTCATTGGTTCCCCGCCGGGATATGTGGGACACGACGAAGCCGGTCAGTTGACGGAACGAGTGCGCCGCAAGCCATACAGCATTATTTTGCTGGATGAAATTGAAAAGGCGCATCCGGATGTGCAGCACATGTTCTTGCAGATCATGGAAGACGGTCGCCTCACGGATAGCCAAGGCCGCACGGTTAGTTTTAAAGATACGGTTCTCATCATGACTTCCAACGCGGGAAGTGCGTTTAAAAAAACGACGGTAGGTTTTGGTGCTGATGATGAGGAGCCAAACCCCATGGAAGGGTTGACCGATTACTTCAAACCGGAATTTCTCAACCGTTTCGACGGGATCGTCCGCTTCAATGAATTGTCTCGCGAGC
It includes:
- a CDS encoding ATP-dependent Clp protease ATP-binding subunit, whose product is MRCDHCQQNEARIQMRINVNGKQQQMNLCKQCYRDIRNHMGQPTGMSGQSQFDQMMNAMGGQQQGQQYTNAQTHQGAGQGGGLLDELGRNLSDSANNGEIDPIIGRDQEVERVIETLNRRNKNNPVLIGEAGVGKTAIAEGLALRIVQNQVPNKLKNKQIYLLDVSSLVANTGVRGQFEERMKQLISELQQRDDVIVFVDEVHQIVGAGSAEGSADAGNIMKPALARGELQLIGATTLAEYRKIEKDAALERRFQPVMVDEPSLEDAKKILAGIQPNYEKYHEVTYTEDAIEASVALSDRYIQDRFLPDKAIDLMDEAGSKVNLLISDMDDGEIAKRLEEIKIEKEDATSQEDYERAAKLRTEELQLQEKQQEAKSEYKHESVVDVARIQALVEAKTGIPVRRLQEDEQKKMRDLPERLNSQVIGQETAVEKVAKSIRRNRAGLRRGTRPIGSFLFIGPTGVGKTELSKTLAEEMFGDREAMIRMDMSEYMEKHSVSKLIGSPPGYVGHDEAGQLTERVRRKPYSIILLDEIEKAHPDVQHMFLQIMEDGRLTDSQGRTVSFKDTVLIMTSNAGSAFKKTTVGFGADDEEPNPMEGLTDYFKPEFLNRFDGIVRFNELSREHLVTIVDLMLEDLKDAATEQGLTIEVTRDAKQKMAELGYDPTFGARPLRRVIEEYVEDGIADVMLENEEVKNIAVNVRDEKLNVSAK